The DNA sequence gtgccctAACCACAGGCAAGTGATGTGGATAAGGTGGAGTGAACAATGGGGCATCTGAAATCAAATCATGTTATAATACTACTGCAGGTTGGTGGAGTGAAAATGGGCCCTAACTGATCATCTTCCCCTCTTCTGTAGATCTTCTTGGTTGGGGTACAGCAGGTCTGTGCTATGATTCTCCCTGTGGTGGCATTGTTAGGTCTCCTGTTGCTCTGTGGACCAGAGTCAACTCTCCAGGAAGAGACTCAGGAAATTGGGAACAGCGATGACATCCTGGAGAGAGAGTTCATCTTTGAGCCTAAACGGCAAAAGCGTGCTGTTGTTGACTACAGCGCCTCCCAAACGGACAAATGTTCCTACACCTTTATTGTTCCTCAGCAGAAAAACACCGGAGCTATCTGCGTGAACTCCAAGGAGCCTGACGCCATGCTGGAGAACCGGGTCAATAagcaggagctggagctgctcaACAGCGAGCTGCAGAAGCAGCGGCGGCAGATTGAggcgctgcagctgctggtagAGGTCGACGGGGGTTTAATCAATGAAGTCAAGCTACTACGCAAAGAGAGCAGAAACATGAACTCCCGGGTTACGCAGCTCTacatgcagctgctgcatgaGATTATCCGTAAACGAGACAATGCTCTGGAGGTGTCACAAATGGAGACCCGGGTGCTTAACCACACCAACGAAATGGGCAGACTAGCTGCACGCTACCGTGACCTGGAACATAAATACCAGCATCTGTCATCCCTTGCAAACAACCAGAGCGCACTACTAGTACAGCTGGAGGAGCGATGTAAGCGGGGAGGGTACTCGTACGGTGTGGTGCAGGAGCGCAGCCGTCCCGTCCGACCACCGCCTCCTGCAATCCCTCAGCCTCCAGTACAAATGCCACCACTCTCTCCTGGAGGCTACAGGCCCTTCCATCCACCCACCTACACCCGCCACACCAACAACCCCATGACTAATGAGATACAGAATGACCAGAACGCCAAAGCATTACCAGCTCCACTACCCACAATGCCAAGTGCAACTTACAGCTTTACAAACGAGCCATCTGGTAAGTAGATACAAAAAACATATAGTGTGAGTATCTTCCACTGAGAGCTGTCATTGCACAAGTGCAGGATACTGCCCAGAAAACATATAGATGCACGATAGGATACTTTATATAACAAGACCTCAGTCACAGTATGATGCAGTTTCACTAAGAAACATTTCAAGTATTTGaatttctattttctttgtTTCAGCAGGATGCTGTCACTGTACATAATATTTTCAATGAATTAGAGCTGATCAATTAATCACCATTTGCAGGATTTTACATTTTGGAACAAGAGTACCATGGTAGTCTTAAAATGACTATGATATTTGAAATTTtagttaagaaaataaaaactatgCATGATTTTGGCTaataaatcatattaacaaatcATAATACATCATTAACAAATCATATTTAGGCAAACAGGTAAACAACAGAGGTAATAAATGAAGTGTTTGTCAAAGTAAATGCCCTGGCCTATTAGAgcaagatgctttttttttaccatatcCCTGTAAAAGGCTGACAGACAAgctaaaaaaacatacaaattggTCTGTTATTCAGTGTATAAATGGGTGTAAGTGCACAACCCACAtacactgacctctgacttaCATGCACATACTCTGCCCCCCtctagtgacacacacacacctttacagCACTGTAGCACTACTGCAATGCTGCGAAACACTGTTGGACCACAATACATAGACATGGTATGATGAGAATTAAATTCAGCCATTTGAATATGTTGCCTCTTTCCATGTGGCTGGAATATATTGAAGTTGTGCTGGCAGTAATATTTAATGCTGCACTGGAAAGCATTTGTCATATTTGGCACATATCAAACATGGTCAGCAGTGACTTCACTTTTCCAGGAGTCCTCAGTCTGTTTTCATATTCCACTTGATGTTTCCGTGTCTCTTACTTGCACAGGTTGGTAGTATTATAATGATGAATAAAGCATGTCCCTAAAACTGAATTGCAGTAAGGAAAGCTTTTGTAGATCACTGGAGATTATATATTTTTGCTAGTCATCATTCCCACTCTCCTGCAGGGCCTTTCAAAGACTGTCGAGAGGCTCAGGATGCTGGATACACCACCAGTGGCATGTACCTCCTCAAACCAGACAACAGCAATCGACTCATGCAAGTGTGGTGTGACCATAGTCACGATCCTGGTGGATGGACCGTCATTCAGAGACGTCAAGATGGCTCTGTGAACTTTTTTAGAAACTGGGAGACATACAAGGTAATGATAATGATCTGAACTTAGATTTAATAGGCTATTTATGCCCCTCTAGATATTCAATATCATTAAATGGAAATTGTGTTAAGTGGTTGTCCTATTTTGGTTTAAAATTGTTTCAAACCTTTAAGACAGGCAGCTGTAACCTGATGGACAGGAGATAGATAGAAATTCCAATAAGACATAAATCTATGAGTTCACAAAAAAAGATCAAAGATTAAAAAacgtattaaaaaaataaaaaggtatTAAAAATACCTGATTCACTGTAAACTAAACATTTTTGAGTCAGTGGATAAAATGGAAATTTCACGATTTTGATTTTGAAAATTATTAATGTCCATTTTGGTTCCCCACATTTGTACCTACTTTAAACAGACAGACTGTTTGGCCAACCGATGTTATTATGTAATATGTGAATACTCATAAGAAAaactcaaaatcaaatcaatGAGATCACAACCACAGAGATGAAACCGACTCCACCTCTGTGTTGCTGCCAAAGACTAACGTCCTGTGACCaaaagtgaggacatctaaatCTAGATTCTCATCTCAGGACTTTAAACCCAGTACTTCTAAGACAATCATTCCCCTACCCATTCTCACCGGGTTAACAAAGCTCTTTAAGTCAACCACACATGTACATCTGGTTGGGATAAGGACTTTCACTGATTCCATGTGTCCTGTAATTTAATGCGGGAATTCAGACACACTTTGGAGGGAATCCTAAACAAGTCTGCCATTCTGCCACTGCTCCTGGCCTCTCGCTCTTGCATCATACCAATGTTTCACTGATGCTTGGAAGTGCACTGCTGTATCATGAAGACaaaccatcttcttttttataTACTCCAAAATAAGAGAACCACTGTAGCTATTCCTCCTAAATTCTGTACTGGAGActgtcttttttccttttacagCAAGGGTTTGGAAACATTGATGGTGAATACTGGTTGGGTCTCGAGAATATGTACTGGTTGACCAACCAGGGCACCTACAAGCTGCTAGTGACCCTGGAAGACTGGAGTGGACGCAAAACCTTTGCTGAGTATGCGAGCTTCCGGGTAGAGTCTGAGGCTAATTTCTACAAGCTGCGTGTGGGCCATTACCATGGCAATGCTGGAGACTCTCTGACCTGGCACAACGGCAAGCAGTTCACCACACTGGATAAAGACCATGATGTCTACACAGGTGAGTGGACCAGAAGGCAGTATaagacatttacattttaatttaattaaaattaacattttagGTGTTAATCAACAATGACAGCAGCAATCAAGCAAGGTAAATTCAGCCATTTACATTTAGCAAGCATTGTAATGTACGGTTGATTTCAACAATCTGACTGTGTCGCTAATAAATTAACTCTCACATCGTCCCAATAACAAAGACTTTGACTAACAATTTTGATAAACAGCAACAGCCCTTCCACAAAAACTGCACTCCTATTCTGAGATAAAACAGTGTTGTACAGTAGCATGTTGTAAACATGTACACACCACCTGTTTTGAACAGTGCCCATATAACAAAGGTCACAACATCAGGGGAACTTTATCAAGTAGATAAGTGGATAAtcaaatgcagacaaacataCCAATTACATGGAAATGTGGACAGTAAGTTCACAATCTTTGCCCCTAATGAGAAGAAAATTGACCAGTCTGATTTGACTTTTGTTTCCAGGAAACTGTGCCCACTACCAGAAGGGAGGATGGTGGTATAACTCTTGTGCTCATTCCAACCTTAATGGTGTGTGGTACCGCGGCGGCCATTACCGCAGTCGCTATCAGGATGGGGTCTACTGGGCTGAATTCAGAGGAGGAGCTTACTCCCTGAAGAAAGTAACCATGATGATACGCCCCAACGCAAACCTCTTCCATTAACACATCAGTCTAAACTGAACAGATTATACTGAATGTCTTTCTCAAAATGGATTCCATTTCTGTAGTGATCTGaactttctttcctttttttggttGCTATGCATTCATAATGTAGATTCAAAGAGCAAATGCTCGTGTAGTAACACAATAGGATCAACTTTTTTATACCTATTTTTTCAACATGCACAGTTTTACTTATCTTCTCGAGCTCATGATGCCAGACTGCACACAGTCATACATTAAGTGGATGTCATCTTACATCtgtatgtacatttttatgtgcacATTGAAAAATACAAAACGAAACTTACAAAAAGGTTAGTCAGTTATGTACAGAA is a window from the Parambassis ranga chromosome 12, fParRan2.1, whole genome shotgun sequence genome containing:
- the LOC114443369 gene encoding angiopoietin-related protein 2-like, which produces MILPVVALLGLLLLCGPESTLQEETQEIGNSDDILEREFIFEPKRQKRAVVDYSASQTDKCSYTFIVPQQKNTGAICVNSKEPDAMLENRVNKQELELLNSELQKQRRQIEALQLLVEVDGGLINEVKLLRKESRNMNSRVTQLYMQLLHEIIRKRDNALEVSQMETRVLNHTNEMGRLAARYRDLEHKYQHLSSLANNQSALLVQLEERCKRGGYSYGVVQERSRPVRPPPPAIPQPPVQMPPLSPGGYRPFHPPTYTRHTNNPMTNEIQNDQNAKALPAPLPTMPSATYSFTNEPSGPFKDCREAQDAGYTTSGMYLLKPDNSNRLMQVWCDHSHDPGGWTVIQRRQDGSVNFFRNWETYKQGFGNIDGEYWLGLENMYWLTNQGTYKLLVTLEDWSGRKTFAEYASFRVESEANFYKLRVGHYHGNAGDSLTWHNGKQFTTLDKDHDVYTGNCAHYQKGGWWYNSCAHSNLNGVWYRGGHYRSRYQDGVYWAEFRGGAYSLKKVTMMIRPNANLFH